TGGAATACTCTACACAATGTTGCACAGAGCTATTAGTTTACAACTTTACACTATAAATTGACAAATGAACAAAGAGATCATCTACACATTTGTTCACCTTTTGTGCATTCACAATAGTGCATGTATCTATGTACTTGACATGAGATTCTACTATAACATGCATATACTACTTCCCATCTCTATAAAGTATAGTCCTTTTCAAACATATCTTGACATGAGAGTCTACCATAGCATGCTTATACTATTTCCATCTCTATAAAGGATAGTCCTTTGTAAACATATCTTGAATTCTATCCTATGAAAACATGTCTTGACTTCTAACCATCAATGTGCATCGATATATCCTGCATACACCATCAACATCTATTTAATACTCACATGAATAAAAAGTAGAAAAAACCTAGCCATTCATCCAACAGATATAAGACCTTCAATGACAGGTTTAAAAAATCCTTTCAATGCAATGCCCACTGCATGCCACAAACATTTTACTTCAAATATAATACTTTTCTACAAGATCAAACCAATGCACTATTGTCCTTGCATCATATTGTGTCTAGAGCATCTATGTAAGCAACGGTGATCCCAACTCTGTTTTAGAAAGAAGAGTCTCTTGACAATCTTGCTTTTCCAGAGTGTCATACAGAGGCTGGTCCTTTGTTTCAGGAAGGCCCAACACAAACAAACCGCTTATAAGTATTCCAATTCCAAATAGACCGAATGAAAGAGCTGTGTTGCTGTGGCCTATCACAACAATTACAGGACTCACAATCGCCCCTACATAGATGGCCTCTCTTAGCATCGACAATGCTGAGTTGCGAACACTAGATGGAAACGACTCCAAGCAATAAATCAGCAACACATTACAGGCTGTATTTGCACTCAAAAATGCTCCTACTTCAGAAACTATATGTGCCCAATTCTTTGAATTGGGAATATCTGGTATACCCATTGAATAGAACACACAGAGAAAACAGAGCATGCCACTCAGTAGTGATAACAAGAGAATCGCCCTTCTTCGCTCAGCCTTAGCAAGAATAATAGTGGAGAAAATGGCGGCTGGAATGTCAGAGAGAGCGTTAAATGTGACACTCAGATATGAATTGAAGTCCAGACTTACAACTCCAAAGGGCATTCCGTAATAGATGAGCCCCATGCCAGAGCCCACCGCCATTGTTGACATAAGCCTTCTCCGAGCCCATTTAGTAGTCCACAACAGTGATAAAGAAGACTCTGTTTGGCTCTCTGCAATACAGTCTTCTATCGCTACATTTTCTGGCACTACTCTTCCATTCATTTCTgccatttttcttaagcattttaagGCCTCTTTGGAATTTCCCCTGAGAAGTAGCCACCTGGGTGACTCCCAAATGAAAGGAAGGAGCAGCAATGAGTAGGCCAGAGGAAGTATGGAGATGTAGATGTAGGTGATTCTCCAAGAAAAAGTATTTCTTGTGAGGTAAGCGAGGGCTGGAAGTGAAAGGAATCCCAAGGTGaagaagagaaaaacaaaaaaactaatgaGACTTCTCCATTGGCGACCAGCGAGCTCAGAAGAGAGGACCAGACAGTAAGTTCCAATGGAGGCTCTGCTGAAGCCGCTGAGAGCTCGGAGGAGAGAGTAGATCCAAATGTTGGGGGAACAAGCGGTTAAAAAACCCATCAATGAAAGTGACACAATGGAAAGCATCAGAGTCCTTTTACGACCAAGCCAGGAATCTGCTAATGGTCCTACTATTATGCAACCTGCGAAACCCTCATTGTCttagattttcaaaaaaaaaatcctctAAATGCTTCAAGTTTGCTGCAAATGCATGGAGGAAAAGTAATAATCATATAAATGGATTTAGAAACATAATAAAATGGGTTGTGGTTCTAAAACAGATCAGAGGTTAAATTTGTTTCAACATCATAATCAAAACTGGGATAATGGATTGAAGATAAATTTAGTATGGTAAGTTAAATAAGTTGTGACAGAAATCTGTAATTTAAGTTCTTATGTCATTATTATAGTAAATAGGTTTTGAAATCAATGTTATCAGATTTTACATCTGTGCACTCTCTCACATTCTGACAATCAAATCCAGATTTTAAGACCTTATACCTCCTGTCATCCACATCTCAAAATCCCTATTTTAAACCAAATCTGATAAGCATTTTCCAAAAGATAGACATAGTTCTGAATCAACTTCTGATATTAACAGAGACATATCTTATAAGTAAATGATTCGGATATTAGCTCATGTATATATAACATAAATAGTTTTCAAGGAAAGACTTCTCAAACTTACAATTTGAAGGAAGTAGTACATTTAAAAATCTTACTTTTATTGGTTAAATTTAATAATAACTGTTCAACATTTTGACAGAAAAATTTAACCCTCTAATCTTttataaaaattcaatttttaacTCACCTAATAGGGATCCCATAAAGAAAAACAGAGAAGGAAAGCCTGCTTGGATAGTGTTAGCACAGACAAGGTTCCACTGTGAGATGACAGAcacctctttccctctttcccacTCCCACAGTGTTGTATCCATCTCACATATTGATGACTGTGTAGTGCATATTTCTGTTTCTGTTATTTGGCTGCCATTAATGCAGCGCCAGGAAGGTTGATCATCAGTAAAAATGGTGACAAAGGTGTTCTGAGCATCAAATGCCACACCAAGAGCAACAATTGCCACTTGGAACAACTGAGCTGGTCCAAAACCCCCAacatatttttctattatttcttcAACAGAAAACATGTTTTGCTCAACTATTTGCACTTAGCTTTGCTCACCATTTTCACTGTGCTGCTGTTCTTCCCAGGTGGATGGATCCATTGCAGGCTATCTCTGAAACCCAAAAGCCTGTAAATGTATGAAAGATGGCTTGTAAAAGCAAGCCTTTTGGTGGGTGATTGTTTTATGTATGTAGGAAAGAATCTTAGAAAGAAGTACAAGATCTAGTATTAAAATAGCCTTTGAGAACAGCCGCCCTAATCAATTTGGATTTTCTTTTGTCAGCAACGCATGGTAAAAGCAAAActgaaaataatatatatatatatatatataaaatcatattttcttctattttttatttttttctaagacAATTAGACTAAAAtcatattttcttctattttttatttttttctaagacAATTAGACTAACTTTATTATAGTCATTAGATTTCCAGAGTCCATGATAGTGTGATTTGAACTTCTGAATTTGATTATGTGTATCTTttttctcatcaacattttgaatcacaccaataagatttttttattattacttaaaattttaaataaaataaaataaattatagtattaaaaataaaagaaatatactACATAAAGACCTACCCATTAAAATGAAATTCAAGTACATTTAAGAAGAGAGCATATCTTCATTTATATAGTAAAAAGAAATGTAGTATTTAATAGcacttaataataatattatatatatatgtgtgtgtgtgtgtaccctCTCAGCTGCATAAGTTAGAATAATATATACCAATTCAGAACAACATGTTATTTTAAATATATACTagcttatatatttaattttataatatatataaaatacaaggagagataaataataaataaatattaaactattctctttCTTGTGTACAAACACaagaagtttatatatatatatatatatacacacacttgCCTTTATAAATATGTTATATATTGCAGCTATAACATATGTTATAAATATTATAATTGTTTTATTTATAGCAgctctctctatatatatgtgtttgtgtgtgtgtatgtgtgtgtgtggcaaaGGCAAACATAAAATATGAGATGAAATTCATATAattgttttatttaacttttgaAAGTATGAAATGTTTTAGACACAAATATGCTTGAAATAATGGAGATCATTAATGGCTTTTATCTTAAAACTCTCTTAGCTAATCTGCTTGGAAACCTTCTTGCAACCTACTAGCACACGCGGGGGCACACACCACATGCACACACAATGACGATATTTTTATATAACTAGAGTTAGAATGATTACAAAAACttgaataaaatgaaataaaaatgcaaTATAATGAAGATCAACCAAGAAGATAAACCTTTACCATGTTCCTTTCTCTCTTCTTTGGCTATCCAACCCTTAGAATGCACCAAACATCAATTACAATAAATTAATAACGTATGAAAGGTATTAATATGTTGGTGCATTCTAAGGGCTAGATAgctatttctttttccttttccttaagGATTAGGGTTTCCACAATTTGCCCTAAGATCTAATGGTGTAAAAACATTTAATCCAGTGATATAGATTGGTTGCACATTTCTTTAAGAACTAATCTATgatgaaatttaattatatatgTTTTATTAGTGGTTTAATCCATGGTGAGAGTCTCATGTGACTAGGGGCCCTCACTTTAAGTGATTTTAAAACTTCTCCTATAttatcttgaataaattaaagtgTTTCTATAATATCTTAAATACATTAGTTTTGTTTTCTAAGTAATTAATACTAATGCAAATATTTAAATAAGAGGTCTTTTAATAGAATTTTAATGAGAAATTTGTCAACATCTAGAAGCAAACAAGAGAAAACTacgagaacctcatttgagaaagCAACAAAAGCACTTttttctatgccattttttgaGTAGGCAAGGGCAATTTTAGGCACTCGACTTGTTTTGGCTGCCACAAATCTCTTTTTTCTTGGTTGTTGAATGTAGAAGCGATGAAACTCAAGGAAGAGGCATGAAAGGAAGGAGGGGAGTTGAGGTCTAGGGAAGAAAGACAAAAGGAGGTTGAGGTTAGTAATGAGGTCATGGATTTAACTAATGGGGCATTAACCAAAGATAACGAGTGATCTTACAATAGTGGGTTACATTTTTTGCCAAACATGACATTGAAtcttcactttttgacacctatagCTACTAAACTGTGacaaatttgaagatgatgaaaaCTAGTAATTTGTGATAAtttgaatgtagattctaattttttttatttttttaaatattggaaTCAaattgcatttatttttccatctccttcaataACTCGTTTTTAATAGAAAATACCATTTTTAAAGAGTTAGTTGCATGTCGTTgcgtataactttttttctacaAGCAATAAAATTATGATTCTTTTGAATTTAGATTTGTAACACCGATATGTAATATTTGCATTTTGTTTCATAACTTTTTGTTGCATATTTTTTagttattaagttttgaagtcgaagtaattataatttagacataggtgtatgacATCACACATAACTTGTTTTGTAtgtatcaaaattcatttttttttagttCGAACAAGGACATCAATAACTAGCACGtacatatttttcaattttaaaaaaaaacaatttactATTTTTCCTCTTTTTTAGAACATGGAAGTtgatgttcagtgaaaaacctatgtttagtaaaactgaaaaaaaaagttcataataaaatataaatatattaaaaatatatttgttgGAAATCTTGTTTCAATCACTACCATCCTGCAAATAGGTTTGTCAAGTTGGTTTCATTTGAACCCTCGATATGAGCTTTGATGGCTAAAAATTTGCAGAAAGTTGCaagaagagggggagagatagaaaaTCAGGGGCTTCATTAGAGCACCCTTTCAAATGAAGGGGAGTTCAAATGAACACCCTAAACTCCCCCCTAAGGGGTTCATTCGAACATGGGGTTTGAAAGAATTCGTTAAACTTGCACAAACATTTTTGTAATGGACATGTTCATTTGAACCCACTTAAGTTTAACAGTCAAGGTTCATTCGACATAAATTAGGAGGTTGTTTATTTCCATTCATAATTATGTTTAGATAAATGGATATGTTTATATATGTTATATCATGCTTCCAATAACAAGTCTAATTATGCATACCAAGTAAAGTTTAGCTAATGTAATTGCATAGTTGACCTATTGTGTGAGAAATTCATGCAACAACATTTGAGTTTCCAAACAATGggataatttgtaatatttaatttacCATTAACATGATATCATTTTAGGCTATAAATAGATGGAATAGAGAATATTATCTATAGCTTGGAATTGATTGGAGTCCAATAAAGTAGAGGCTATGTGTGGGtgtgtttttataaaaaaaataatgttaCAAATAGAAGAGTTGTAATCATGCATCTTTTATGTTTCATATATGTTAAggttttaattttcttttgatAGTGTCTCCATTATTTTTCAAAAATCTATGCATCATATTTTTGACTTCATTTTTTAACTATTCATTGAAgaaaaacaaattacatttttagaaactagagtctattatatacaaaataaataatttgttttCTTAAATTTTGACCAATTTCCAAAAAAATAGGGGTTTGCAtgcttaattttttgttttttgggaCATGTCCACTTTAttagaaaaacattttaaaaaaaacaacataaaaatcaaGCATATACTACATGATGTTGgctaaaaaaaatttattgaagaaattttgaaaTACTAAGAAAAAGTTAACATTTGGAGGGAAGAAGACACTAGACACTATGCATTTTGATAGAATTAGGAGAATTTTGTGTAGAACCCCTATCTGaaccccttaatctccaccattttaaaaaaaaatagcagtttagaaagtagattcaaaACACTATGACTCCTGTTCTTGTTGCATATTCAAATTTTGAATCtaaatatcttcaatttctcatggAAAAGATCAGTCTTTTaaaacaaaaaagtggccacttaagaCTTCCTTTTGGTCCCCCATTTCCATGCACTTTTTCACAAGAGCATTCTACAGATTCATGTGGTTTCATGGATGGCTAAAGTAATGCATTTCTTTGATTCAACCTTATCAATAAATATAATAAGTAGGATAATGTTAGGAATAGGATTTTGTACACCTTCCAaaagaatttattttaaatatGCCAAATAAATATTAGGGGTTCACATAcacaattttttgtttttcaagacATCTTCACGTTGAAATTTAATAAAAAATCACATCTTTTTTACAAAATTAGCATAAAAATCAAGCATAAACTATATCATGTTAGCTAAAAAACTTATTCAAGAAATTTTGAAATGCTAAGAAAATGTTAACAtgactcttgttctttttgcatattcaaattttgaaagtaaatatcttcaatttcttaTGGAAAAGATCTCACTTTTCAAACAAAAAAGTGACCACTTAAGACTTCCTTTTGGTTTCCCATTTCCATGCACTtattcacaaaaaaaaattctaGAGATTCATGTGGTTTCATGGATGGCTATAGTGATACATTTCTTTGATTCACCCTTATGCAATATATACAATAAGTAAGATAATATTATGAATAGGACTTTTTACACCtttcaaaagaattaattattTTAATCTTGTAACACAAATATTTATTTGTGGGGTGTGTCTTAGATAATTTTTGACCATATTAATTTTTTTGGGGGTCCACTTGTAAATTTTTGTGTCACATTGGAACTTAGATATTTTATGTGTGGGTTGtacacaagaaaaatatttaatatttgagaaaCTTAATGCTAAAAAGGAAATGTGGTGTTAATGGTTTTTGGCTCATGGTTTCAAGGTGTGTGATTTTACCTTACCACTTGGTCATTTTGTGCAATATTGATTCTATATAAGCAAGCGCATGCTTAGTGGTTGAGGTTGCCTATTAGTGGTTTTGATTCAACTGTCACTGTATTGAGATATCTTATGAAGAGTTGATATGTGAAGCATGTGATAGAATACATGTATACATTCTTGGACACATAGACAATGTAATGGAGGACCTTGATGTTTCAAATGCATTCATAGATATTCTATAAGTGCATTGTAAAAAATTATTGCTAAATAATGCGTTGCGTTTGGATTCTTGTGCAAGCTAGCTTTTCTCTCTTGAGGATTTTCCCAAGTAATATCTTGCATCATCTTGTGGTATGTCTCCAATCCTTGTAATTCTCATCTATAATCTTGTATACATTTTTGTCTATCatggggttatgtaggaaatgtGTTGATTAATCTATATGATTTTACTAACATTTCCACCATCTTAAGTTTGGAAATAAAAAATCCTACATCTAAAATGTCAAATAATCTATCTACATATTCCATCACACATCACAAGCCAACATCTCACTTAAAGTCTAAAAGTCTCACTCACAAATCCATCACATCCTAGTAGAAACACTTTATCATATGAGAATCTCATGGAATTCTATTACAATGTGTATATTTGGAAAAATCCAACCCTGGTATCAACAAAGATCACAATAACATCCATGAGTTAGATACAAGCTCCACTATCCTAACAAGACAACTCCTTTGTATTGGTCACTATTGGCATATCATGACATTAACATCTACATCAAAACCATCAAAATGACTAGAATACTTAgtgtaataaaaataaatattacccTTTAGTGAACTATTTCTATGGTGCCTTGGGGAGGTCACAATGGTGAAAACTTTGAATTGTGTCGTATCTAACAATGAAAAAATTAAAGATAAACAattcatccaatagtgaaaaccatttCTATGACACTTTTAATAAGTACCATGATGATTTAACCCAACCAACAAGCAATTATCTCTATGTACTATCACAGATTGGGACAAGTTGTCTTATCCATCACACATGTTATCATGAAATTTTCATCTATTCAATTCATATTGTTTTGATCCATCTTCCCTACCTACCTTGATCTTGATAAGGACTAGGGCATAAACTTACAACATTTGACATACTCATACTTAATCTGTGCACCATCAAAGATCACACAAAGAGCTACATTGAAGAAAAATATTATTCCTATGTAACATTGTCCATGTAGATCACACCCTCAATCCTCAATCAAAGAATCCTCACGTATCTTACCTCC
The nucleotide sequence above comes from Cryptomeria japonica chromosome 11, Sugi_1.0, whole genome shotgun sequence. Encoded proteins:
- the LOC131040146 gene encoding organic cation/carnitine transporter 1, producing MFSVEEIIEKYVGGFGPAQLFQVAIVALGVAFDAQNTFVTIFTDDQPSWRCINGSQITETEICTTQSSICEMDTTLWEWERGKEVSVISQWNLVCANTIQAGFPSLFFFMGSLLGCIIVGPLADSWLGRKRTLMLSIVSLSLMGFLTACSPNIWIYSLLRALSGFSRASIGTYCLVLSSELAGRQWRSLISFFVFLFFTLGFLSLPALAYLTRNTFSWRITYIYISILPLAYSLLLLPFIWESPRWLLLRGNSKEALKCLRKMAEMNGRVVPENVAIEDCIAESQTESSLSLLWTTKWARRRLMSTMAVGSGMGLIYYGMPFGVVSLDFNSYLSVTFNALSDIPAAIFSTIILAKAERRRAILLLSLLSGMLCFLCVFYSMGIPDIPNSKNWAHIVSEVGAFLSANTACNVLLIYCLESFPSSVRNSALSMLREAIYVGAIVSPVIVVIGHSNTALSFGLFGIGILISGLFVLGLPETKDQPLYDTLEKQDCQETLLSKTELGSPLLT